The Streptomyces taklimakanensis nucleotide sequence CCGACTCCTACCCGTGGGGCTTCTCCGTCGACTCCGGCACCGCCTTCACGGCGACGGTGGTGGTGGAGGCCGGACTGCTGGCCTACAGCGCCGGTTCGGCCCTGGCCGGGCGGCGTCCGTACCGCACCTCCGTCGTGTTGGAGCCGCTGCTCGCCCGCCGGCCGGCGCCCGTGCGCGTCCTGCTGCTGTGCGGGGCGGCGCTGCTGTTGGCCGCCGTCCTGGTCCCGGCCCAGGGCGGGATCGGAGCGTTCTTCACCAGCCGGCAGGCCCTCAACGAGGCGGCCGCGCAGGGCGATCCGAGCGGCAGCGCCAACCGGGCACTGCTGGCGTGGGTGCTGTCGGTGCCGGCGTTCTGGGCCTTGGTCGCACTGGTGCACGTGCCCCGGGCCGACGGCGGGGACCGGGTCCTGCGCGGCCTGCGGTGGATGCTGCTGCCGGTGGTCCTCGCGGTGAACGCCGTGGTCAACAACCCCGTCAGCCAGCCCCGCTTCTGGGCCGGGACGGTGCTGCTGACACTCGTCTTCGGCGCCTCCGCGCTGCGTCGGCCCCGCGCTTTTCGACGGGGTGCGGTGGCCGTCACCGCCGCGGTGCTCATGGTGTTCCCCTACGGCGACTACTTCCGCACCGACAAGCGCGAGCCGATCGAGGTCGTCTCGCTCGCCGAGCAGTTCACCTCCAACGGTGACTACGACGCCTTCCAGCAGATCGCCACCGGACTGGACTACGTGCAGGTCAACGGGCACGATCCGGCCACGGCCCTGGGGCCGCCGCTGTTCTTCGTGCCGCGCGCCGCCTGGCCCGGCAAACCCGAGGACGTCGGCATCACCCTCGCCCGGCACGCCGGTTACGCCTTCGACAACCTCTCCTCGCCCGTGTGGATCGAGAGCTACATCTGGGGAGGGTTCCCGGGGGTCGTCGCCGTCTTCGCCCTGTTGGGGGCCGTCGGCCGGCGCGTCGACGAGGTACGGCACCGACTCCGCGGGCACGAGGCCACGCTGGCGGCGCTGGTCGTCCCGGCGCTCGGTTTCTACCAGATCATCCTGCTGCGCGGCAGTCTGATGTTCGCCATGGGGCCGCTCACGCTGCTGATCGCCGTGCCGCTGCTGATCAGCACCCGGGCACGGCGTCGGGCCTTTGCGCCGTCGCCCCCCACACCGCCGGGGGCTCCCCGCGTCGAATCCGGGCCGGGCGCTTCCTCCGGCCCCGGCTCCGGCCCCGGCTCCGGTCCCGGCCACGAGCCGCCGCCCGAGCCCTCGACCGCGACGACGGGCGGCGCCCGTCGGACCACCCCCACCCCCCTGCCCACAGGAGAGGCACGCACGTGAGCGCCTTCGATCCGTCCGCGCGGGAGCCCGACCAGCTCCGCGACCAACTGCGCCGACTCTTCCGTCACCGGACCGCCATCGCCTCCGGTGTGCTGCTGGGAGCCCTGGGCGGCGGAGCCGTCTCCGCCCTGGGCGGGGAGAGCTACACCGCCACCGGGGAGGTCGTCGTACGTCCCATCGGCACCGCGCCCTTCGAGGGCGGCGGGGTCGCCGCGGACAAACAGCTCAGCATGGGCACCGAACGCCAGATCGCCCGCAGCGCGTCGGTCGCCGACCGTGCGGCGAGGACGCTGGGTGCCGGGGTGGAGAGGGACGACCTCCAGGACGGCCTGCGGGTGGGCAATCCGCCCGACACGCAGATCCTGGAGTTCGAGTACACCGCCGACACCCCCCGGGAGGCGGCCCGGCGGGTCAGGGCCTTCGTCCAGGCGTACCTGGACCATCGCGAGGAGACCGCCGACCGCCGCGTCGACGCCACCGTCACCAAGCTCCGGGAGGAGTTGGATCCCCTCCTGGAGCGGCGTCGGGAACTGGACGAGCGGATCGCGGGCGCGACCACCGCCTCCGCCCGGGGGGCCGCCGAGGCCGAGCGCGAGGCGCTGGGCGCCCGGATAGCGGATCTCCAGGGCCGCATCACCGGTCTGAGGACGTTGGACACCACGCCCGGCGAGGTGGTGCGCGAGGGCGACGCCCCCGACACCCCGTCCGGCCCCGGCCCCGCCGTGCTCGTCGTCGTCGGTTCGGTGGTCGGCCTGGCCGGAGGACTGGTGACCGCCTGGATCCGCTCCCTCCTCGACCCCCGGGCGCGTACGGCGGACGAGGTGCGCGAGATCCTGCGCGCGCCGGTACTGGGCTCGCTCCCGCGCCGCGGGGGAGGCACGGAGCTGCTGGAGGTCGGGCCCTCCCGGGAGGGCGAGCGCGCCGAGACCTACCGGACGATCGCCCTCCGGCTGTTGCGGCACCCGTGGCTCGCCGAGCCCGGCGGCCTGTTGGTGATCTCCGCCCGGGAGCATCCCGAGACCGCGGCGACCGCCGTCAACCTGGCCGCCGCCCTGGCGGAGACCGGCCGCGACGTGCTGCTGGTCGAGGCCGACCCGCGCTCACCGCACCTGGCCGGGCGGCTCCCCCTGCGCGGCGGCGCCCATCGGCCCTCCCCGGGCGGCGACTGGCTCGGCGGCTCCCGGCTCGTCCTGGACGCGGAGACCGCCGGGAGGCTCGCGATCCTCCCCGGGCGCCGGACGACCGACGCCGCGCGGGCGATGAACTCCCCCCGGCTCGCCCGGGTGCTGACCGGCGCGGCGGAGCGGGGCGAGTACGTCGTCGCCACCACCGCGCCCCTGCTCTCCCACGCCGACGGCACGGCCGTCGCCGGACTGGTGCGGGGAGTGCTGGTGGTCTGCGACCCGGACGACACCCGCAGGGACGACCTGGGCCGGGTGCGGGAGCTGGTGGAGTCCGTCGGCGGACACGTCCTGGGCGCCGTGCTGTACGGGGGCGGACGGCGGTGGGAGAGGGCGGCCCCGCCCGCCGCCGACGGCCACCCCCACGCCGAGGTCGGCACCGCGCCGGAGGACGACCTCGCGGCGGCGGGCGGGGAGGCCGGCCCCGTGAGCTCCGAGGACACCGTGGCGCTCAAGCGGGTCGCCCCGCCCCCGTCCGGTGACCGGTCCGACAGCGCCTACGGCTCCTATGGGCGGTACCGGCGCGCCGGCGACGGCACCACCCTGCGCTCGTGACCGGCGTCCGACCCGCCGCGGAGGGCGGCACGGCCGGCGCGGGCACGGCCGGCGCGGGCACGACCGGTGCCCGCGCGGTCACCGCGACCGTGCGCGGCGGCTGGTTCGGCTTCGTGGGTTCCGGCACCAACGCCCTGTTCGGTTTCCTGTTGGTCGCCGTCGTCACCCGGGGGCTGGGCGCGCACGGGGCCGGCGCGGTCTTCGCGTGCGTCGCCGCGTTCACCGTCCTCGGCAACGCCTGCAAGCTGGGGGCCGACACCGCGCTGGTGCGTTTCGTCTCCCGTGACCTGGAACTCACCGGCGGCGCCGGGGTGCCCGCGCTCCTGCGCACCGCCGTGCCCCCCGCCCTGGCGGCGAGTTCGGCGGCGGCCGCCGCGGCGCTGCTGCTGTCGCCCACCGCGGCGCTGTGGCTGCTGCCCGGACTGCCCCAGGACCAGGCGGTGGCGGTGGTGCGGCTGTTCGCGGTCTTCCTGCCGGTGGCCACCGTCTCCCTGGTGCTGCTCGGGGCCACCCGGGGCTACGGGTCGGTGGTGCCCTTCGTGGGTGTCGAACAGATGGGCAAACCCGTGCTGCGGGTGGTGATCGCCCTTCCCCTGGTCCTGCTGTCGCCCGGCGTCCTCGCCCTGTCCGCGGCCTGGCTGGCACCCGCCCTGCCGGCCGCGGCCGCCGTCTGGTGGGCGCTGCGCCGCTCCCGCGCCGCGCATCCCGGCCCGCCCCAGGCCCCGCGATCGGTCGGACCGGGCGTCTTCTGGGCCTTCGCCGGGCCCCGCGCCCTCTCCTCGGTCTTCGACATCGCCTCGGTGTGGATCGGGGTGATCCTGCTGTCGGCGCTGGGCACCAGCGCCGAGGCCGGCGTCTACACCGCCGCGGGACGGTTGGTGACCGCGGGCACCCTGCTCCAGCTCGCGGTCCGGCTCGCCGTCGCGGCGCAGCTCAGCAGGCTGTTGACGGGGGGCCGCACGGCCGACGCGGCACACCTCCACCGACTCTCCACCCGGTGGATCGTGCTGTTCTCCTGGCCGCTGTTCGTGCTCCTGGCCGCCTATCCCGGCGCCGTGCTCTCCCTGTTCGGGGAGGGGTTCGACGAGGGAGCGGCCGGTCTGGTGGTCCTCTCGGCGGCCTGTGCGGTCAACGTCGCGGTCGGCAACGCCCAGACCGTCATCCTCATGGCCGGCCGCAGCGTGTGGAACCTGGCGGTCGCCGGCACCGGGTTCGTCGTCCAGATCGGCGCCGGGATCTGGTTGGCGCCCCGGTACGGGGTGACGGGCGCGGCGGTCGCCTGGGGCCTGGCGATCGTGGTGGACAACGGGATGTCGGCCCTGCTGGTACGCCGGCGGCTGGGCTTCCGTACGGTCGACCGGGGCTATCTGTGCGCCGCCGCCATCGCCCTCGCGGTGGCCGCCCCGGTGGCGTTCGGGGGGCGGGCGCTGCTGGGCGACACGGCACAGGGGGCTCTGTGGGGGACGACTTTGACGATGTGCGCGTTCGGGATCGCGGTGTGGCGCTATCGTGTGCCGCTGGGGGTGGGGGACTTCTTCCGGGCGCTGCGCAAGGGCGACGGGAGAGAGGCACGGTGAACGCGGGGCGCTGTGTCCCGCGCGTGTCGTCCGCGAGCGTTTCCGTCCCGCCCCTCTTCCGTCCCGTTCTCGCTCATGTGCTTCCAGGGGGGACCATGCGCAGGAGAAGAACCGTCAGATCCCTGCTCGTCGCCGCCGTGGTGGCCCTGTCGCCGCTGGCCCTGGCGACCGGCCCGGCCCACGCGGCCGACGAACCCACGCTCACCGCCGATCCGCTGAGCACCTGGCAGACCGACGGCATCGTGTGGACCCTGGCGTACGCGGAGGGCGTCGTCTACGCGGGCGGCACCTTCGAGCACATCCGTCCGCCCGGCGCGGCCCCCGGAACCGGCGAGCTGCCCCGCAAGAACTTCGCGGCCTTCGACGCCGTCACCGGTGAGCCCCTGCCGTGCGCGCCGGCGTTCACCGGAGGGGTGGAGACGGTCCGGGCGATGAAGGCCTCGCCCGACGGCTCCGTCCTCTACATCGGGGGCTCCTTCGGCAGTGCCGGGGGAGTGGGACGCTCCAACACCGCCGCTCTCGACACCGCCGACTGCACCATCGACGACGCGTGGAAACCCGCGGTCTCCTCGGTGGTCCGGGCCATCGACGTCACCGACACCACCGTCTACATCGGCGGCCAGTTCACCACCGTCCAGGGGGAGACGCGCGAGCGTGTCGCGGCCCTGACCCGCGACGGGCGGTTGCTTCCCTTCAACGTCACCGTCCGCGGCTCGTCGATCTCCAACGACCCCACTCCGGGGATCAACGCGATCACCGTCTCCCCGGAGCACGGCAAGGTCGTCATCGGTGGCCGGTTCACCTCGATCAACGGCAGCCTCCTCAACAGCGTGCACGGACTGGTCGGCCTGGACGCCACCACCGGCGAGATCGTCAACCGCTTCACCGGCTGGATCCCCCGCCGCTCCGCGGTCAAGTCCCTGGTCAACGACGGCACCAACTTCTACCTGGGCGCCGAGGGAACCGGTGGCGGGGTCTTCGACGGCCGCGTGGCCGGCAGGCTCTCCGACGGCGCGATGCTGTGGAAGGACACCTGCCTGGGCGCCACCCAGGCCGTCGTGCCGTACCGGGGCGTGCTCTACAGCGGCTCGCACGCGCACGACTGCTCGCAGACGCCGGGCGGTTTCCCCGAGCACCAGAACCGCCAGCACCTGCTGGCCCAGTCGATCGCCGACGAGACGATCCTGACCTGGTTCCCCGACACCAACGGCGGCATCGGGGAGAAACTCGGCCCGCGCGCCATGGTCATGGCGGACGGAATCCTGTGGACGGGGGGCGAGTTCACCGCCGTCAACGACGCCCCGCAGCAGGGGCTGACCCGCTTCGCCGCGGCTCCCGACACCGGAGCCCCGCTGGTGCCCGCCTTCAGCGGCACCAGCGACGCGCCGGGGAAGATCACGTTGAGCTGGCGGGCGGCCTGGGACCGGGACGACGGCGTCCTGACCTATCTGGTCCGCCGGGACGGCGTCCTGGTGGCCACCCTCGACCGGGAGTCCCGCTCCTGGGACCGCCCCACGGTGACCTTCACCGACACCGTGGCACCGGGGGCGACCCACCGCTACTCGCTGGAGGTCACCGACGGCACCAACCTCTCCAGCCGCAACGGCCCGCTGTACGTGACGGCCGCCGACTGACCACGAGTCGAGGAGAACGGATGACGCACCGAGTGGGCTACGCGCCCGGAGTCTACGACTTGTTCCACGTCGGGCACCTCAACATCCTGCGCCATGCCAGGAGCCGGTGCGACTACCTGGTCGCCGGTGTGGTGTCGGACGAGATGGCCGAGCTGGCCAAGGGCCGGTCGCCGGTCGTACCGCTGACCGAACGGCTGGAGATCGTCCGCAGCATCCGGTTCGTGGACGCGGCATTCGTGGAGACGGTGCCCGACAAGCTGGAGACGTGGCAGCAGGTCCGCTTCGACGTCATCTTCAAGGGCGACGACTGGCGGGGCACCGAGAAGGGCGACAGGTTGGAGAGGGACTTCGCCGGCGTCGGGGTCGAGGTCGTCTACTTCCCCTACACCGTGCACACCTCCAGCACCCTGCTGCGCAGGGCGCTGGACGGAATGGCGGAGTCGGCCTGACCGGCCGGCCCCCGGGACGGCCGGTCCCGTGAGGGGGCGGCCGCCCGGGGACCGTGGGTGCCCCGGAACCTCAGCGGGCCGGGACGGACAACTCCCGGTACCACTTCACCAGGAACGCCACCAGGAACACCAGGTGGACGGCGAGCAGCGCGCAGTACAGCACCGTGAACAGCTCCCGGTTCCCCAGGAACAGGAAGACCGCGCAGAACACCCCGTAGTCCACCGGCAGCAGGAGGACCGAGCGGAGGGTGGAGGGCCGGGCCGCGGACGCCGTGGTGGCGGCCGCCCTCCGCTTCAACTGCTCGGTCAGGATCCCGCCGAAGAAGATCAGCACGGCGGCGAACTGGAAGGCCACCGGCACCAGCAGGAGAAGGGGGTCGGAGAAGTCGAAGTGGCGGTGGAAGGCGACCAGCACCGCCATGTGGAGCGCGAGCGTCTTGGCGCAGTCGACCACGTGGTCGAGCCACTCGCCGGCCGCGCTGCCGCCGCCCGTCAACCGGGCGAGCTGACCGTCGGCGGAGTCCAACGCGAAACCCACCACCAGCGCCGCGAACACCCCGACCGCCAGCGCGTGCGACGGCGGCAGGAGGGCCGTCAGCGCCACGCCCGTGAAGGTGGACACCGCGCTGAGCGCCGTGACCCGGTTCGGCGTCAACCGCGCGGCGTAGGCGGCCGCGGCCAGCAACCGACCCGCGGGCCGGTTGACGTACCGCGAGTACAGCGACACCCCCTTGGCCGACTTCTGCGCGGCCGCCAGCCGCTCCACCGCGTAACGGAACCGGCTCATCGTTCCCCCCTGAAGGCACCGACGTGCGAAGGAGCAATCATGACAGGCGCACCCCTCCGGCGAGCGGCGGAACCGGACGACGACCCCGCCCGCCGCCCGGACCGGCGCACCTCCCGCCGGGCACTGCTGACGGCCGGTGGGACGGCCGCTCTCGCGACGGGCCTCGCGGGCTGCGAACCGTCGCGGCGGGCCCGGACCGACGAGGCCGAGGTGACCTCCGTCCCCGGGCGCCGCCCCGAGGGCGGGACCACCGTCGACGTCGTCGCCGACTTCGGCGCCCGGGGCGACGGACGGACCGACGACAGCGCGGCCTTCGCCGAGGCCTACCGTCACGCGGCCGGCCGGGTGTGGGACGGCGTCGGGCGCACCGTCGTCGACGTGCCCGCCGGCACCTACCTCGTCCGCGAGCCGAACGCCCTGATCGACGCGGCCGAGGACGGCGGGCCGAAGGCCAACGGGCTGCGGTTCCGCGGCGCGGGCAAACGCATGGCACAGATCCTCTTCGCGCCGGAGCGGGCCGAGGACTCCTACCTGTGCCGCAACGAGAACCGTTGGGCGAACGTCGTCTTCGAGCACCTGGGCTTCCGCTCGGGCACCCCGGGCGCCTCGTTCTTCTACTCGTACTCCACCGGTCAGGCCCAGGACTACCGCTTCACCGAGTGCGAGTGGCTGGGGGAGTGGACCTACGGCCTCGCCCTCGACGGCAGCAACACCAACTCCGAGATGCGGTGGGACGCCTGCCGCGTGGGCGGCGCCTGGCGCAGGGCGTTCCTGTACTCGGGGTTGTCGCGGAAGTCGACCGACCGCCCGCAACAGGACCAGTTCCTCAACTACTGGTTCAACGACATGAAGGTGGAGTACGAGTGGGGCAACTTCCTGGAGTTCCCCTACGGAGGCTCCATCACCTGCCGGGGAGGCTCCTACATCATCACCGGCCGTCGCCCCGAGGAGAGCCCCCACTACGGACCGACCAGCACCTTCTTCCGCTTCCCGCGCGAGGAACACCTCGACTCCGTGCAGCGCTTCCACGCCGAGGACATCCGCTTCGAGATCCGCGACGAGCACACGGTGGTGATCGACTGCGCCTGGGACAGCGGGACGGTGCACTTCAACGACTGCGACGACACCTCCAACTCCTTCAAGCCCTTCGCCCCCTCCTCCCGCCCGCACCGCTACCGCCTCACCCCGAGGGGCCCGCTGGTGCGCTACGACTGCTGCCAACTCTCCGGCCGGCACGACTACGGGGACGGCGCGGGGAGCGGATCCCCCGCGCTCGTCCGCTACGACATGTGCCTGCTCGCCAACAACCCCCAGGAGGAGTTCGTCGCGGCGGGCGCCGACCGGGTCCGGTTCGTCGACTGCGTCGGCCGCTGACCGCCTGAACCCACCCCGATTCCCCCGTCCGGGGCATTCCGCCGGCCGGATCATGAAACAATCCGGTCCGTGCGCCCACGGGTCCGTCGAGGGCCCGGGGGCGCGTATGGCGCCAGGGAGGACGAGACATGCGGGGCGGAGCCGGCCTGTGAGACTGCTGCACACCTCGGACTGGCACCTGGGACGGAGCTTCCACCGGGTGAGCCTGCTCTCCGCCCAGGAGACGTTCGTCGACCACCTGGTGGAGACGGTGCGTGCCGAGCGTGTCGACGCGGTGCTGGTCGCCGGCGACGTCTACGACCGCGCGGTG carries:
- a CDS encoding lipopolysaccharide biosynthesis protein; translated protein: MSAFDPSAREPDQLRDQLRRLFRHRTAIASGVLLGALGGGAVSALGGESYTATGEVVVRPIGTAPFEGGGVAADKQLSMGTERQIARSASVADRAARTLGAGVERDDLQDGLRVGNPPDTQILEFEYTADTPREAARRVRAFVQAYLDHREETADRRVDATVTKLREELDPLLERRRELDERIAGATTASARGAAEAEREALGARIADLQGRITGLRTLDTTPGEVVREGDAPDTPSGPGPAVLVVVGSVVGLAGGLVTAWIRSLLDPRARTADEVREILRAPVLGSLPRRGGGTELLEVGPSREGERAETYRTIALRLLRHPWLAEPGGLLVISAREHPETAATAVNLAAALAETGRDVLLVEADPRSPHLAGRLPLRGGAHRPSPGGDWLGGSRLVLDAETAGRLAILPGRRTTDAARAMNSPRLARVLTGAAERGEYVVATTAPLLSHADGTAVAGLVRGVLVVCDPDDTRRDDLGRVRELVESVGGHVLGAVLYGGGRRWERAAPPAADGHPHAEVGTAPEDDLAAAGGEAGPVSSEDTVALKRVAPPPSGDRSDSAYGSYGRYRRAGDGTTLRS
- a CDS encoding lipopolysaccharide biosynthesis protein; translation: MTGVRPAAEGGTAGAGTAGAGTTGARAVTATVRGGWFGFVGSGTNALFGFLLVAVVTRGLGAHGAGAVFACVAAFTVLGNACKLGADTALVRFVSRDLELTGGAGVPALLRTAVPPALAASSAAAAAALLLSPTAALWLLPGLPQDQAVAVVRLFAVFLPVATVSLVLLGATRGYGSVVPFVGVEQMGKPVLRVVIALPLVLLSPGVLALSAAWLAPALPAAAAVWWALRRSRAAHPGPPQAPRSVGPGVFWAFAGPRALSSVFDIASVWIGVILLSALGTSAEAGVYTAAGRLVTAGTLLQLAVRLAVAAQLSRLLTGGRTADAAHLHRLSTRWIVLFSWPLFVLLAAYPGAVLSLFGEGFDEGAAGLVVLSAACAVNVAVGNAQTVILMAGRSVWNLAVAGTGFVVQIGAGIWLAPRYGVTGAAVAWGLAIVVDNGMSALLVRRRLGFRTVDRGYLCAAAIALAVAAPVAFGGRALLGDTAQGALWGTTLTMCAFGIAVWRYRVPLGVGDFFRALRKGDGREAR
- a CDS encoding fibronectin type III domain-containing protein; this encodes MRRRRTVRSLLVAAVVALSPLALATGPAHAADEPTLTADPLSTWQTDGIVWTLAYAEGVVYAGGTFEHIRPPGAAPGTGELPRKNFAAFDAVTGEPLPCAPAFTGGVETVRAMKASPDGSVLYIGGSFGSAGGVGRSNTAALDTADCTIDDAWKPAVSSVVRAIDVTDTTVYIGGQFTTVQGETRERVAALTRDGRLLPFNVTVRGSSISNDPTPGINAITVSPEHGKVVIGGRFTSINGSLLNSVHGLVGLDATTGEIVNRFTGWIPRRSAVKSLVNDGTNFYLGAEGTGGGVFDGRVAGRLSDGAMLWKDTCLGATQAVVPYRGVLYSGSHAHDCSQTPGGFPEHQNRQHLLAQSIADETILTWFPDTNGGIGEKLGPRAMVMADGILWTGGEFTAVNDAPQQGLTRFAAAPDTGAPLVPAFSGTSDAPGKITLSWRAAWDRDDGVLTYLVRRDGVLVATLDRESRSWDRPTVTFTDTVAPGATHRYSLEVTDGTNLSSRNGPLYVTAAD
- a CDS encoding adenylyltransferase/cytidyltransferase family protein, encoding MTHRVGYAPGVYDLFHVGHLNILRHARSRCDYLVAGVVSDEMAELAKGRSPVVPLTERLEIVRSIRFVDAAFVETVPDKLETWQQVRFDVIFKGDDWRGTEKGDRLERDFAGVGVEVVYFPYTVHTSSTLLRRALDGMAESA
- a CDS encoding CDP-alcohol phosphatidyltransferase family protein; translated protein: MSRFRYAVERLAAAQKSAKGVSLYSRYVNRPAGRLLAAAAYAARLTPNRVTALSAVSTFTGVALTALLPPSHALAVGVFAALVVGFALDSADGQLARLTGGGSAAGEWLDHVVDCAKTLALHMAVLVAFHRHFDFSDPLLLLVPVAFQFAAVLIFFGGILTEQLKRRAAATTASAARPSTLRSVLLLPVDYGVFCAVFLFLGNRELFTVLYCALLAVHLVFLVAFLVKWYRELSVPAR
- a CDS encoding glycosyl hydrolase family 28-related protein — encoded protein: MTGAPLRRAAEPDDDPARRPDRRTSRRALLTAGGTAALATGLAGCEPSRRARTDEAEVTSVPGRRPEGGTTVDVVADFGARGDGRTDDSAAFAEAYRHAAGRVWDGVGRTVVDVPAGTYLVREPNALIDAAEDGGPKANGLRFRGAGKRMAQILFAPERAEDSYLCRNENRWANVVFEHLGFRSGTPGASFFYSYSTGQAQDYRFTECEWLGEWTYGLALDGSNTNSEMRWDACRVGGAWRRAFLYSGLSRKSTDRPQQDQFLNYWFNDMKVEYEWGNFLEFPYGGSITCRGGSYIITGRRPEESPHYGPTSTFFRFPREEHLDSVQRFHAEDIRFEIRDEHTVVIDCAWDSGTVHFNDCDDTSNSFKPFAPSSRPHRYRLTPRGPLVRYDCCQLSGRHDYGDGAGSGSPALVRYDMCLLANNPQEEFVAAGADRVRFVDCVGR